The Saccharolobus shibatae B12 genomic interval CTTCATATATCTTTATTTTTTATATTTCCAGCTCTCGTAATTTTTTGGTTATTCCAGTGGATTATATCTCCTTATGTAGTGGGAAGAGGTGGTTATGAGGTTTTTTCAAATGACCCACAGTACGGCTGGCTTTACAATTTAGTTAGGAGAATAGCTGAGGAGTCCAAAATTAAGCCCCCTAGGGTTTTCGTAATTGACGCACCTTATCCTAATGCATTTGCTTACGGTAATAGATTAGGCGGGATGAGAGTTGGAATAACTCTACCCCTCTTGAACATTCTGGACGTTGATGAGTTAACCGCAGTTATAGCTCATGAAGTAGGACACATAAAGCATAGGGACGTTGAGATAGGTATGACAATAGGTCTTATTCCTACAGTGTTAGGATATATAAGTACGCTACTGATGAATTTCGGATATTTGGCATTATTCCTTGCAGCAGATGAAATTGAACTATTATTCGCCATAGCGACTTTAGCAATAGGATTTGTCATATTCATTGTAACTTTCATCTTACAAATTTTCGTCTTATGGTTTAATAGGCTGAGAGAATCCTATGCGGATTATAATTCTTTTCTAGTATTAGGAGAGGGGTCGA includes:
- a CDS encoding zinc metalloprotease HtpX, whose product is MDLKQRLTLSMVISLGLTIISEGIVLMGIASLLHISLFFIFPALVIFWLFQWIISPYVVGRGGYEVFSNDPQYGWLYNLVRRIAEESKIKPPRVFVIDAPYPNAFAYGNRLGGMRVGITLPLLNILDVDELTAVIAHEVGHIKHRDVEIGMTIGLIPTVLGYISTLLMNFGYLALFLAADEIELLFAIATLAIGFVIFIVTFILQIFVLWFNRLRESYADYNSFLVLGEGSKALATALAKIEIYMQNIRIDPFTGIIVTAPPVKVEEKDPQLLVEQWLRTKVSAFKDILSTHPYPARRAQMIYRLIYGSNI